In the Candidatus Saccharibacteria bacterium oral taxon 488 genome, one interval contains:
- the greA gene encoding transcription elongation factor GreA, translating into MNKVYQITESGQRELERELDELKSRRGEIADKIAAARDFGDLSENAEYDAAREAQGLLETRITEIETILQNASIIQAGNSSTVVLGSTVELEANGKTVVYTVVGPVEADPLEGKVSNESPIGQALMGKAVGDTVTISTPKGELAYAVVALR; encoded by the coding sequence ATGAATAAGGTATATCAGATTACTGAGAGTGGCCAACGTGAGCTAGAACGAGAGCTAGACGAGCTGAAAAGTCGGCGCGGCGAGATCGCTGATAAAATCGCGGCAGCGCGGGATTTTGGCGATTTGAGCGAAAATGCAGAGTATGACGCAGCGCGCGAGGCTCAAGGGCTGCTAGAAACGCGTATTACCGAGATTGAAACAATTTTGCAGAATGCGAGTATCATTCAGGCTGGTAATAGTTCGACGGTAGTGCTGGGCAGTACAGTAGAACTGGAGGCCAATGGCAAGACAGTGGTTTATACCGTCGTTGGGCCGGTCGAGGCGGATCCGCTAGAAGGGAAGGTTTCGAATGAGTCACCGATTGGCCAGGCGCTGATGGGAAAAGCAGTTGGTGATACGGTAACGATCAGCACACCAAAAGGCGAGTTGGCGTATGCGGTGGTAGCGCTACGGTAG
- a CDS encoding DUF21 domain-containing protein, giving the protein MSDALLLMMAAVLLVLSGSFSGLNIGLMMARPDDLRRKARQGDVIAARVYRYRKDGYYLIFCILLGNVGVNTAMSILLGNMTNGVIGGLIATLLITMFGEILPQAIFTQRGYRFVRHFFWLLDVIYVLFWPLARPMSKLLNRWLGKEAPQLYSHQELEQIIHEHAARSDSPVDYDESRIAAGALQFSKKTAGDLATPMDEVFTVELDDKLNATLLAQIKHAGHSRIPVRADGRLVGILYVKDVAGRELPLPISQLYRDKIHDIDARSRLDTVLSRFIQTRNHLFVVMDDENELGIITLEDVIEEILDQEIEDEYDEVR; this is encoded by the coding sequence GTGTCTGACGCTTTATTATTAATGATGGCGGCAGTGTTGTTGGTACTGTCGGGATCGTTTTCAGGTCTTAATATTGGGCTGATGATGGCGCGGCCCGATGATTTGCGACGCAAGGCCAGGCAGGGTGATGTGATCGCTGCCCGGGTATACCGCTACCGCAAGGATGGCTATTATCTGATCTTTTGTATTTTGCTGGGCAATGTCGGCGTCAATACGGCGATGTCGATTTTGCTGGGTAATATGACGAACGGCGTGATTGGCGGGTTGATTGCCACATTACTGATCACGATGTTTGGCGAGATTTTGCCGCAAGCGATTTTTACTCAACGCGGCTACCGTTTTGTGCGGCATTTCTTTTGGCTGCTGGATGTGATTTATGTGTTATTTTGGCCGCTGGCTCGGCCGATGTCGAAGCTGCTGAACCGCTGGCTAGGCAAGGAAGCACCGCAGCTGTACTCACACCAAGAGCTAGAGCAGATTATTCACGAACATGCCGCGCGGTCGGACAGTCCGGTTGATTACGACGAAAGCCGGATTGCTGCGGGTGCGCTGCAATTTAGTAAAAAGACAGCTGGTGATTTGGCAACGCCGATGGATGAGGTATTTACCGTGGAGTTGGATGATAAGCTGAACGCGACGCTACTAGCGCAGATTAAACACGCTGGACATTCGCGGATCCCGGTGCGGGCTGATGGGCGGCTGGTGGGGATTTTATATGTTAAAGATGTGGCGGGTCGCGAGCTGCCGCTACCGATTAGTCAACTATACCGTGATAAGATCCATGACATTGATGCGCGGTCGCGGCTGGACACGGTGCTCAGCCGATTTATCCAAACCCGCAATCATTTGTTCGTGGTGATGGACGACGAGAATGAGCTGGGGATTATCACGCTGGAGGACGTGATTGAAGAGATTTTGGACCAGGAAATTGAGGACGAGTACGACGAAGTACGATAG
- a CDS encoding ATP-binding cassette domain-containing protein, with translation MIELKNVTKVYGKKKNQFTALKNISLTIPTGASVAILGKSGSGKSTLMHAISGLDKPQKGQVIIDGQDILQLKSKHVDEFRAKKIGFIFQSFFVQGNESVIDNVSLPLEIARLSRKKRAHKINAALKAVDLYDKRKNRAKDLSGGQKQRLAIARAIVGDPQIIFADEPTGNLDSETGAKVEELLFDYNKQKGVTLIVVTHDADLAKKCDHQIIIKDGRIEKSTVPGGMKHGR, from the coding sequence ATGATTGAACTGAAAAATGTGACAAAAGTTTATGGCAAAAAGAAAAACCAATTTACGGCGCTGAAAAATATCAGCTTGACCATTCCGACAGGAGCCAGCGTGGCGATACTCGGAAAATCTGGTTCGGGTAAATCGACGCTAATGCATGCTATTTCAGGCTTGGATAAGCCGCAGAAAGGTCAAGTGATTATTGATGGACAAGATATTTTGCAGCTGAAGTCAAAGCATGTCGATGAATTCCGTGCTAAAAAAATTGGCTTTATTTTCCAAAGTTTCTTCGTCCAGGGCAATGAGAGTGTGATTGACAATGTCAGTTTGCCACTGGAAATTGCCCGGCTATCGCGCAAAAAGCGGGCGCACAAAATCAACGCGGCGCTTAAGGCGGTGGATCTGTATGATAAGCGCAAAAACCGCGCCAAGGACTTGTCGGGCGGACAGAAACAGCGCCTGGCGATTGCTCGGGCGATTGTCGGTGATCCACAAATTATTTTCGCCGACGAACCAACGGGCAACTTGGATAGCGAAACAGGCGCGAAAGTGGAAGAATTGTTGTTTGATTATAATAAGCAAAAGGGTGTGACGTTAATTGTGGTGACGCATGACGCTGATTTGGCGAAAAAATGTGATCATCAAATTATCATTAAAGACGGTCGGATTGAAAAATCAACCGTGCCAGGAGGGATGAAGCATGGACGTTAG
- a CDS encoding PspC domain-containing protein encodes MKEITRIHLAKTPFSAEIDAKKSLEKYLNLIQKNMHAEPEAMREIEARMVELLAERGVSKDGVISHDDVLAVQKQMGEPRDFSDDDEAVETDDEPERSERSERRLMRDTEHALIGGVCAGIAAYWGTNPLWVRLLFIFSPFITFGAAVLIYIVMWLSVPEARTASDKLQMRGKAVTFDSLKRQASRNESSVGRNNNTGHTAAKVFRFILGVGILMVTLGLFIALIVGAVSGIAVIGLLDGFYAQPWAWGLWASLLIGGVAAVWLGAILSHSAFTWTLKRLSVIMTVVALIVGALSVSGMTLFGVGMANELARDEERLTKVVPVELPSDMKGVKYVHVEGEDVSLHFGDTTRGDIKVELRYIDLKGKRQQPKVSAVRDGDKLVLRVENQRSRCRTTWFGLSPELDVDCFGFVRLHVSGPLSPSPVPQSSNA; translated from the coding sequence ATGAAAGAAATAACCAGAATCCATTTGGCGAAAACGCCGTTTAGCGCGGAGATTGATGCTAAAAAATCATTGGAAAAATACCTGAATTTAATCCAGAAAAACATGCACGCCGAGCCAGAAGCTATGCGGGAAATCGAGGCGCGAATGGTGGAGCTTTTAGCGGAGCGCGGCGTGTCGAAGGACGGTGTCATTAGTCACGATGATGTTTTGGCGGTGCAAAAACAAATGGGCGAACCGCGCGATTTTTCGGACGATGACGAGGCGGTGGAGACCGATGACGAGCCCGAGCGTTCAGAGCGTTCGGAGCGACGGCTGATGCGCGATACGGAACATGCGCTGATTGGTGGCGTATGTGCAGGCATCGCTGCCTATTGGGGAACCAATCCTTTGTGGGTACGATTGTTGTTCATTTTTTCGCCATTTATTACCTTTGGTGCGGCGGTACTGATTTATATCGTGATGTGGCTGTCAGTTCCAGAGGCGCGGACTGCCTCTGATAAGCTCCAGATGCGCGGCAAGGCGGTAACGTTTGATTCGCTGAAGCGTCAGGCCAGTCGGAATGAGTCATCCGTAGGGCGGAATAATAACACGGGTCATACGGCAGCAAAAGTATTTCGATTTATTCTTGGTGTTGGTATTCTCATGGTAACGCTGGGATTATTTATTGCACTCATCGTGGGGGCGGTCAGTGGCATCGCGGTGATTGGTCTGCTTGATGGATTCTATGCACAGCCGTGGGCGTGGGGTCTGTGGGCATCTTTACTCATTGGTGGCGTAGCGGCGGTATGGCTGGGCGCGATATTGAGCCACAGTGCTTTCACATGGACGTTAAAGCGGCTATCGGTGATTATGACGGTGGTGGCGTTGATCGTAGGGGCGTTGTCGGTTTCAGGGATGACGCTGTTTGGTGTAGGTATGGCGAATGAGCTAGCACGTGACGAGGAGCGTTTGACGAAAGTTGTGCCAGTTGAGCTGCCAAGTGATATGAAGGGTGTGAAGTATGTCCATGTCGAGGGTGAGGATGTGTCGTTACATTTTGGGGATACGACCCGAGGTGATATCAAGGTTGAGCTGCGCTATATAGACCTTAAGGGTAAGCGCCAGCAGCCAAAGGTGTCGGCGGTACGTGACGGTGATAAGCTTGTACTCAGAGTTGAAAATCAGCGTAGTCGCTGTCGCACAACGTGGTTTGGCCTCTCGCCAGAGCTTGACGTCGACTGCTTCGGGTTTGTGCGGCTGCATGTGTCTGGGCCGCTATCGCCATCGCCCGTACCACAATCAAGCAACGCATAG
- a CDS encoding undecaprenyl-diphosphate phosphatase: MAWWQAIILGIIEGVTEFLPVSSTGHLTIVEKLMGMRIDDPSLTAFTAVIQIGAILAAIIYFWGDIWRVLSAWWRGLWWKRARRQFDYVYGWAIIIGSVPIAVIGLLFKDQVETVLRSLWFVAVALIGWSLVMWWADRRSEKASHRSEQQTTWRDTLAIGVGQCLALIPGISRSGATISVGLLRGFDRVTVTKLSFFLGIPALVAAGLLEMLTASKHIAGGVGWTATGLATIVSFVVGYLAISWLLKFVARNDFSLFIWYRVGLGVLIIVLLMSGAISAV, from the coding sequence GTGGCGTGGTGGCAGGCGATTATCCTCGGTATTATTGAAGGCGTAACGGAGTTTCTGCCAGTTTCTTCGACGGGACATTTGACGATCGTCGAGAAGTTGATGGGGATGAGGATTGATGATCCGAGCCTGACGGCGTTCACGGCAGTAATTCAGATCGGCGCGATCTTGGCAGCGATCATCTATTTTTGGGGCGATATTTGGCGGGTGCTAAGCGCCTGGTGGCGTGGGCTGTGGTGGAAGCGGGCGCGGCGACAGTTTGATTATGTGTATGGCTGGGCGATTATTATCGGTTCGGTGCCGATCGCAGTGATTGGACTACTGTTTAAGGATCAGGTCGAGACGGTGCTGCGTAGTTTGTGGTTTGTGGCGGTGGCGTTGATCGGCTGGAGCCTGGTGATGTGGTGGGCCGATAGGCGTTCAGAGAAAGCCAGTCACCGCAGCGAGCAGCAAACGACGTGGCGAGATACGCTGGCGATTGGTGTGGGGCAGTGCCTGGCCTTGATACCGGGTATCAGTCGGTCGGGAGCAACGATCTCGGTGGGGCTGCTGCGGGGATTTGACCGAGTGACGGTGACGAAGTTGAGCTTTTTCCTCGGTATCCCGGCGCTGGTGGCAGCGGGGCTGCTGGAGATGCTGACCGCCTCAAAGCACATTGCCGGCGGTGTCGGCTGGACAGCGACGGGACTTGCGACAATTGTATCGTTTGTGGTTGGCTACCTTGCGATATCGTGGCTGCTCAAGTTTGTGGCGCGGAATGACTTCTCGCTATTTATTTGGTATCGAGTCGGGCTGGGTGTGCTGATTATTGTTTTGCTGATGAGCGGCGCGATCAGTGCGGTTTAG
- the serS gene encoding serine--tRNA ligase yields MLDIRFIRDNAEAVQTAAKHKGCDVSIATLLRLDDERREVQRQVDELRQQRNEVAAKMKGGKPEPGLIEQGKAIKVKLSGLETRLSEVEERYTALLKQVPNMPHADVPVGLSEDENVEVKVVGDIPTFDFAPKNHYEVAEAKGWLDKERAAKVAGARFAYVMGDLVLLQQAIIQFVIISLTNPAVIKEIAEKAGLDVNTKPFIPVLPPLMIRTEPYDQMDRLQPSDDRYKIEGEELWLQGSAEHVLGSMHAGEIFDAKQLPLRYLGFATSFRKEAGTYGKDMEGLIRMHQFDKLEMESFTEAKDSYNEHLLFIAIQEWLLAQLKLPYHVLMKCTADIGKPNARGVDMEVWLPGQGKYRETHTADYMTDYQARRLMTRVRTDNGVELIHTNDATAFALGRCMVAIIENYQTAKGDVVVPEALRPYMNGREMI; encoded by the coding sequence ATGTTAGATATTCGCTTTATTCGAGATAACGCCGAGGCAGTGCAGACTGCGGCGAAACACAAGGGGTGTGACGTGTCTATTGCGACATTGTTGCGATTAGACGACGAGCGTCGTGAGGTGCAGCGCCAGGTTGATGAGTTGCGCCAGCAGCGTAATGAGGTTGCTGCCAAAATGAAGGGCGGCAAGCCTGAGCCGGGTTTGATCGAGCAAGGCAAGGCCATCAAGGTCAAGCTGAGCGGGCTCGAGACTCGGCTGAGCGAGGTCGAGGAACGATACACGGCACTACTAAAGCAGGTTCCTAATATGCCGCACGCCGATGTACCAGTTGGTCTGAGTGAGGATGAAAACGTTGAAGTAAAGGTCGTCGGTGATATTCCAACCTTTGATTTTGCGCCGAAAAATCACTATGAAGTCGCCGAGGCAAAAGGCTGGCTCGACAAAGAGCGGGCTGCCAAGGTTGCTGGTGCTCGCTTTGCTTATGTCATGGGGGATTTGGTGTTGTTGCAACAGGCGATTATCCAGTTTGTGATCATATCTCTCACGAACCCAGCGGTGATCAAAGAGATCGCCGAAAAGGCTGGCCTTGATGTCAATACAAAACCATTCATCCCAGTACTGCCGCCATTGATGATCCGGACTGAGCCGTATGACCAGATGGATCGCCTCCAGCCGAGTGATGATCGCTACAAAATCGAGGGCGAGGAACTGTGGCTACAGGGAAGTGCTGAGCATGTGCTCGGCAGTATGCATGCGGGTGAGATTTTTGATGCCAAGCAGTTGCCGCTACGATACCTAGGCTTTGCGACTAGTTTTCGAAAAGAAGCGGGGACGTACGGCAAGGATATGGAAGGGCTGATTCGGATGCACCAGTTTGATAAGCTGGAGATGGAGAGTTTCACCGAGGCGAAGGATAGTTATAACGAGCACCTGCTATTTATTGCCATCCAAGAGTGGTTGTTGGCCCAGCTGAAGTTGCCATACCACGTGCTGATGAAGTGTACGGCTGATATCGGCAAGCCAAATGCGCGCGGTGTTGATATGGAAGTGTGGCTACCGGGTCAGGGCAAGTACCGCGAGACGCATACTGCTGACTACATGACGGATTATCAGGCGCGCCGTTTGATGACGCGTGTACGTACGGATAACGGAGTTGAATTGATCCATACGAATGACGCGACGGCCTTTGCGTTGGGTCGCTGCATGGTGGCGATTATCGAGAATTACCAGACCGCCAAGGGCGACGTTGTAGTGCCAGAAGCCCTTCGTCCGTATATGAATGGCCGCGAGATGATATAA
- a CDS encoding DUF2207 domain-containing protein, which translates to MKRFFFGMVAVIVLLVGFGSTVQATNNFTISKYTVDMELGRDSEQRSTLRTKLTITANFPPRQNHGIAPVFVKKYNGHPTHFTLESVTDERGAPLEYTWHNDELRIGNKDTYVKGKKTYVITYTQRDVTKSYHDTGKQEFYWDAIGTNWQVPIQSASVTLKLSPELVAAKRTNLQCYQGRFGSNQRCEVREQGDTLTATARALPKRAGVTIAVGFAPGTFAAYQMSFMEQLIDWWAKLQLVLLAVALILAGVTIVAYYRSIGRRKELEPIPPEYLPPRGTSVTTSAKLVQPFHMVKGSVMAAQMIDLAVRHYIQVIEVKPRTTWRTAEYEVKVIQAPGKLLAEEQEMLRNIFGSSPKVGKRLNLKTLRNNARYAARVRYSAKQMKGRLTDDYGLQAREPQHTRRFRRYAIIISIFAVLLLSPVLLVLAGMVFYLSFGKVLTDKGLALRRHLAGLKRYIGVAEVERLQMLQSPEGAEKVKVNASDEKQLVKLYERVLPYAVLFGQEKEWSKQLGKYYEQAGEQPDWYAGQGAFNAAVFSAGMSNLSSTAVSVSSFESSTGGSTGGGFVGGGGGGGGGGGW; encoded by the coding sequence ATGAAGCGGTTTTTCTTTGGGATGGTCGCGGTGATTGTGCTGTTGGTTGGGTTCGGGTCAACGGTGCAGGCGACAAATAATTTTACGATTAGTAAGTATACTGTCGATATGGAGCTGGGGCGCGATAGTGAACAGCGTTCGACACTGCGTACAAAATTGACCATTACTGCGAATTTTCCGCCGCGGCAGAACCATGGTATTGCACCAGTGTTTGTCAAGAAGTACAATGGACATCCGACTCACTTTACGCTGGAGTCGGTGACGGATGAGCGAGGTGCGCCGCTGGAGTATACGTGGCATAATGATGAGCTGAGAATTGGCAATAAAGACACCTACGTCAAGGGCAAAAAGACCTATGTCATTACCTATACGCAGCGGGACGTGACGAAATCATATCACGATACGGGTAAACAGGAGTTTTATTGGGATGCGATTGGCACTAATTGGCAGGTGCCAATTCAGTCAGCATCGGTGACGCTCAAGCTGAGTCCCGAGCTGGTGGCCGCTAAACGAACGAACCTCCAGTGTTATCAGGGTCGGTTTGGTAGTAATCAGCGCTGCGAGGTGCGTGAACAGGGCGATACGTTGACGGCGACAGCCCGTGCACTACCAAAGAGGGCGGGCGTGACGATCGCGGTCGGATTTGCGCCGGGGACGTTTGCGGCGTATCAGATGTCATTCATGGAACAGCTGATTGATTGGTGGGCGAAATTGCAATTGGTGTTGCTAGCGGTGGCGCTGATATTGGCGGGGGTGACCATCGTGGCTTATTATCGGTCGATTGGTCGCCGTAAAGAACTGGAGCCAATTCCGCCGGAGTATTTGCCGCCGCGAGGTACGAGCGTGACGACGTCGGCCAAGCTGGTGCAGCCGTTTCATATGGTCAAGGGGTCGGTGATGGCGGCGCAAATGATAGACCTGGCGGTGCGCCACTACATTCAGGTTATCGAGGTGAAGCCGCGTACGACATGGCGAACAGCTGAGTACGAAGTGAAAGTGATACAAGCTCCGGGTAAACTCCTGGCCGAGGAGCAAGAAATGCTGAGGAATATATTTGGCTCCTCGCCGAAAGTTGGTAAGCGGTTAAATCTAAAAACGCTGCGTAACAATGCGCGATACGCGGCGCGAGTACGCTACAGTGCAAAGCAAATGAAGGGGCGGCTTACCGACGACTATGGTTTGCAAGCGCGCGAGCCGCAGCACACCCGACGATTTCGACGGTACGCGATAATTATCAGTATTTTTGCGGTGCTGTTGTTGTCGCCGGTGCTCTTGGTGTTGGCGGGGATGGTGTTTTATCTGTCGTTTGGTAAGGTGCTGACCGACAAGGGTCTGGCGCTCAGGCGGCATCTGGCGGGTCTGAAGAGGTATATTGGCGTGGCTGAGGTCGAGCGTTTACAGATGCTTCAGAGTCCTGAGGGTGCGGAAAAAGTAAAGGTTAACGCGTCTGATGAGAAACAATTGGTGAAATTGTATGAGCGGGTATTGCCTTATGCGGTGTTGTTTGGGCAGGAAAAAGAGTGGAGTAAGCAGTTGGGTAAGTACTATGAGCAAGCTGGTGAGCAGCCGGATTGGTACGCAGGCCAGGGCGCGTTTAATGCGGCAGTATTTTCGGCAGGAATGAGTAATTTGTCGAGTACGGCCGTAAGCGTCAGTTCCTTTGAGTCCTCGACGGGTGGCTCAACTGGCGGCGGCTTCGTTGGAGGCGGCGGAGGAGGCGGCGGAGGTGGCGGCTGGTAA
- a CDS encoding FtsX-like permease family protein yields MRRIDIIKRAGRNLRQSKGRTILTSLAISVGAFTIGLALMAGEGGRLYTNSIVDAAGDKKVIMVNKKIEADKKDKLPEYGNSAEEADENKASAARSKYLLNDKDLEKIRRTPHVKTVTPAYSTDGVAYAKSSASNKKFALTVAVKMDRTRAELAAGTLEDFMPKPGEIIIPNDYVKQLGFKDAQSAIGQTITLGVRSAARGGNVAKEVSFKIAAVDKKSDTVLFYEPMLRISTADAKAIYEFSHDKSQPHQYSTAIALVDDEKNIDVAKDEINKDYSAYSIQDIRKTLLTMVNVAQAALASFGGLALLASVFGIINTMYISVLERTSQIGLMKALGMRGRDIGKLFRYEAAWVGLLGGLIGVGLASLVTLLNPVITSALKLGVGTNLLVINPLHIGLLVVGLVVMAVISGWLPSRKATKLDPIEALRTE; encoded by the coding sequence ATGAGGAGAATCGACATCATTAAGCGGGCGGGGCGGAATCTTCGCCAGTCAAAGGGTCGGACAATTTTGACATCGCTGGCGATTTCTGTCGGGGCGTTTACGATTGGCTTGGCACTGATGGCTGGTGAGGGTGGTCGACTGTACACCAATAGTATCGTTGACGCGGCTGGCGATAAAAAAGTAATTATGGTCAATAAAAAGATTGAAGCAGATAAGAAAGATAAATTACCAGAATATGGCAATTCGGCAGAAGAAGCTGACGAAAATAAAGCATCGGCGGCGCGTAGCAAATATTTGCTCAACGACAAGGATTTGGAAAAGATCCGACGAACACCGCACGTAAAAACGGTAACGCCGGCGTATTCGACTGATGGCGTGGCGTATGCTAAGAGTTCAGCGAGTAATAAAAAATTTGCACTGACGGTGGCTGTTAAAATGGATAGGACTCGGGCGGAATTGGCAGCAGGAACCCTGGAGGATTTTATGCCAAAACCGGGCGAGATTATCATCCCGAATGATTATGTGAAACAGTTAGGCTTTAAGGACGCGCAGTCGGCAATTGGCCAGACGATAACCTTGGGTGTGCGTAGCGCGGCGCGGGGTGGTAATGTTGCCAAAGAGGTATCATTCAAGATCGCGGCAGTGGATAAAAAGTCAGACACTGTTTTGTTTTATGAACCAATGTTGAGAATTTCAACAGCTGACGCTAAGGCTATCTATGAATTTAGCCACGACAAGAGCCAACCACATCAGTATTCAACGGCGATTGCTTTGGTAGATGACGAGAAGAATATTGATGTTGCTAAAGACGAAATCAATAAAGATTACAGTGCGTATTCGATTCAGGATATTCGAAAAACGTTGCTGACAATGGTCAATGTGGCTCAAGCGGCACTGGCGTCATTTGGTGGATTAGCATTGCTGGCGAGCGTATTTGGGATTATTAACACTATGTATATTTCGGTGTTGGAGCGTACCAGCCAAATTGGTTTAATGAAGGCGCTGGGGATGCGCGGCCGTGATATCGGTAAATTATTCCGCTATGAAGCAGCGTGGGTTGGTTTGCTGGGCGGACTGATTGGCGTTGGCTTGGCGAGTTTGGTGACGTTGCTGAATCCAGTGATTACTAGTGCGCTGAAGTTGGGCGTGGGAACGAATTTGCTGGTGATTAATCCGCTACACATTGGTTTGCTGGTGGTTGGTCTGGTGGTGATGGCGGTTATTTCCGGCTGGCTGCCAAGCCGCAAAGCAACAAAATTGGACCCAATTGAGGCATTAAGGACGGAATAG
- a CDS encoding PadR family transcriptional regulator codes for MDVSAYAESLAIQLRKGFLVYCVLLVCAKQPQYTGDIVKQMSESDLMVVEGTIYPLLSRLQKYGYLKHEWQESEQGPPRKYYSLTDVGAQLVDELKNRIKMLNTSLKNLEKGAKR; via the coding sequence ATGGACGTTAGTGCTTATGCCGAAAGTTTGGCGATTCAGCTGCGCAAAGGTTTCCTGGTGTACTGTGTGTTGCTGGTGTGCGCTAAGCAGCCGCAATACACCGGCGATATTGTCAAGCAAATGAGCGAGTCAGACCTGATGGTAGTGGAGGGGACGATTTATCCGCTACTCAGCCGTTTACAAAAATATGGCTATCTCAAGCACGAATGGCAAGAGAGCGAGCAGGGGCCGCCGCGCAAATATTATTCGCTCACTGACGTGGGCGCGCAGCTGGTGGATGAACTGAAAAATCGTATCAAAATGTTGAATACTTCGCTAAAAAATCTTGAGAAAGGAGCAAAGCGATGA
- the raiA gene encoding ribosome-associated translation inhibitor RaiA — translation MIKDITITGVKYELTDTTKKYVERKIGALGKYLPRHARKSATADVKIKQIDNPGGNKYEVEVIINVPDKKITAKDSTMNVLAAVDIVEAKLNGQLRKYKDDVLAHVGSSRSVLARFKRGFQREQ, via the coding sequence ATGATCAAAGATATTACCATTACTGGCGTCAAATACGAATTGACGGACACCACAAAGAAATACGTCGAGCGCAAAATCGGTGCGTTGGGCAAGTACTTGCCACGACATGCCCGCAAGAGCGCTACCGCTGATGTAAAGATCAAGCAGATTGATAATCCTGGCGGCAACAAGTACGAGGTTGAGGTGATTATCAATGTGCCAGACAAGAAAATCACCGCTAAAGATTCGACAATGAACGTGCTAGCAGCAGTGGATATCGTTGAGGCGAAGCTGAATGGGCAGCTACGTAAGTATAAGGATGATGTGTTGGCGCACGTTGGCAGCAGCCGCAGCGTACTGGCACGGTTCAAGCGCGGTTTCCAGCGCGAGCAGTAG